A stretch of the Gracilinanus agilis isolate LMUSP501 chromosome 4, AgileGrace, whole genome shotgun sequence genome encodes the following:
- the DYNLT4 gene encoding dynein light chain Tctex-type 4 — MAGKKPGETVRPEEVEEEEDPGCLRSRGEERPAGRLRTIEEPQSGAAQSGSRRGSILGPVPAPSRRPSLAVALGAGPRRSSLGLGLSSVPGARPHRAPPPTLGAWLGPGPAXXXXWEAAQVQHALEALLSGALGGARYTAGGAGALARGLCELVRRRVRELLPPRYKLVCSVVVGQCAGQGVRVASRALWDAASDGYASASVCAATFFAVAVVHGVYCE; from the exons ATGGCCGGGAAAAAACCAGGGGAGACAGTCCGGCccgaggaggtggaggaggaggaagacccGGGATGCCTGCGCAGTAGAGGAGAGGAGCGGCCGGCGGGGCGCCTGCGCACTATTGAGGAGCCCCAGAGCGGGGCTGCCCAGTCGGGCTCCCGCCGGGGCTCCATACTTGGGCCAGTGCCGGCGCCGTCCCGCCGTCCTTCGCTGGCTGTCGCGCTGGGTGCCGGGCCGCGGCGCTCCTCGCTGGGCCTGGGGCTCTCCTCGGTCCCCGGGGCGCGTCCGCACCGGGCCCCGCCTCCGACCCTTGGGGCATGGTTGGGTCCCGGCCCCGC NNNNNNNNNNNGCTGGGAAGCTGCGCAAGTGCAGCACGCCCTGGAGGCGCTGCTCAGTGGGGCACTGGGCGGGGCGCGCTACACGGCAGGCGGGGCCGGGGCGCTGGCGCGCGGCCTCTGCGAGCTGGTGCGCAGGCGTGTAAGGGAGCTGCTGCCGCCGCGCTACAAGCTGGTGTGCTCCGTGGTGGTCGGGCAGTGCGCGGGCCAGGGCGTCCGCGTGGCAAGCCGCGCTCTCTGGGACGCGGCCAGCGACGGGTATGCGTCTGCTTCGGTGTGCGCAGCCACGTTCTTCGCCGTGGCTGTGGTGCACGGCGTGTATTGCGAGTGA